A portion of the Paenibacillus marchantiae genome contains these proteins:
- a CDS encoding ABC transporter substrate-binding protein, with amino-acid sequence MKRMTKLTLLMLIAFSVMLAGCGNGDKSGSPVKTDGQGGGEAAAGDKTIKIFQFKVEIAEALNRLKAEYESSHPGIKLDIQTVGGGSDYGAALKAKFAAGEQPDIFNVGGYRELDTWLEYLEDLSGEAWVKDVLDVAKEPMTKDGKLYGQPLALEGYGFIYNKDLFQKAGITEIPTTLEQLDQAAQKLQAAGITPFSNGYQEWWVLGNHNVNVAFANQADPVKFIQGLNEGTEKIPGNQVFTDWMNLLDLTLKYSNKNPLTTDYNTQVTLFATGEAAMMQQGNWTQVQIDGIDPNLNLGILPMPITNEPNDKLFVGVPNYWVVNKNSQVKPEAKEFLEWLVTSDIGKQYMTKEFKFIPAFSSIQASEEDLGDLATDIMKYSQENKTLSWNFNRFPEGVPQEFGSTIQAYVAGKSDKKALLDALQQNWDSLKK; translated from the coding sequence ATGAAAAGAATGACCAAGTTGACGTTGCTTATGCTGATTGCTTTTTCTGTAATGCTTGCGGGTTGTGGCAACGGAGATAAGAGTGGAAGTCCTGTCAAAACAGACGGCCAAGGTGGCGGAGAGGCTGCTGCAGGAGACAAAACCATTAAAATCTTTCAATTCAAAGTCGAAATTGCGGAAGCGCTTAACCGTCTCAAAGCGGAGTATGAATCCTCTCATCCAGGCATCAAGTTGGACATTCAGACCGTGGGTGGCGGCAGTGACTACGGCGCTGCATTGAAAGCCAAGTTCGCTGCTGGCGAACAACCGGACATCTTCAACGTTGGTGGTTATCGTGAACTGGACACATGGCTCGAATACCTGGAAGATCTGTCAGGTGAAGCATGGGTAAAAGATGTGCTTGATGTTGCCAAAGAGCCAATGACCAAAGACGGCAAACTGTATGGACAGCCGCTGGCATTGGAAGGCTATGGCTTCATTTATAACAAAGATCTCTTCCAAAAAGCAGGCATCACTGAAATTCCAACGACACTGGAACAATTGGATCAGGCTGCACAGAAACTTCAAGCCGCAGGCATTACCCCGTTCTCCAATGGATATCAGGAATGGTGGGTACTCGGCAATCATAACGTAAACGTGGCATTTGCGAATCAGGCAGATCCGGTGAAATTTATTCAAGGTCTTAACGAAGGTACGGAGAAAATCCCTGGCAATCAGGTGTTCACCGACTGGATGAACTTGCTCGACTTGACGCTGAAATACAGCAACAAAAACCCGCTTACAACCGACTACAACACACAGGTAACCCTGTTTGCCACTGGAGAAGCAGCGATGATGCAGCAAGGGAACTGGACACAGGTACAAATTGATGGCATCGATCCTAATCTGAATCTCGGCATTCTGCCGATGCCAATTACGAATGAACCGAACGACAAATTGTTTGTTGGCGTACCGAACTACTGGGTTGTGAACAAGAATTCGCAAGTGAAACCGGAAGCGAAAGAGTTTCTGGAATGGCTCGTGACATCTGACATCGGGAAACAGTATATGACCAAAGAATTCAAGTTTATCCCGGCGTTCAGTTCCATTCAGGCATCTGAAGAGGATCTGGGTGATCTCGCAACCGATATCATGAAGTACAGCCAGGAAAACAAAACATTAAGCTGGAACTTTAACCGTTTCCCTGAAGGCGTTCCACAAGAATTCGGTAGTACGATTCAGGCTTATGTAGCAGGTAAATCGGACAAAAAAGCCCTGCTTGATGCATTGCAGCAAAACTGGGATAGTCTGAAAAAATAA
- a CDS encoding TetR/AcrR family transcriptional regulator: protein MTNQKSISGSVKSKSSNPVNRTKAVEVAAQLFLRQGYSYVSMDEVVRASGVSKSNIYYHFKNKEELLQSVVQYWIAQYESELYLLLSQREREVTERIYSFMALLSAGMEGRDYKGSCPFITLYMQTPASAPEVKESIARFFRELQPMMEKLLQQGVDRGEFRKGIEPGPAAALFIAAFEGSLVLAETARDIGIIEQSARTFCQMLR from the coding sequence ATGACAAATCAAAAATCGATCTCAGGTTCTGTGAAATCCAAAAGTTCAAATCCGGTTAATCGGACCAAGGCAGTCGAAGTTGCTGCTCAGTTATTTTTGCGTCAGGGATACAGCTATGTCAGCATGGATGAGGTCGTGCGGGCAAGCGGGGTATCCAAATCGAATATCTATTACCATTTCAAAAACAAGGAGGAATTGCTCCAGTCCGTGGTGCAGTACTGGATTGCCCAGTATGAATCGGAGCTCTACCTGCTGCTCAGTCAGCGTGAACGAGAGGTTACAGAACGGATCTATTCGTTCATGGCGTTACTGTCCGCAGGCATGGAAGGGCGGGATTATAAAGGAAGTTGTCCGTTTATTACATTGTATATGCAGACACCAGCCAGCGCACCCGAAGTGAAAGAAAGTATAGCCCGTTTCTTCCGTGAGCTGCAGCCGATGATGGAAAAGCTGTTGCAGCAAGGGGTGGATCGTGGCGAATTTCGTAAAGGGATTGAGCCTGGACCCGCGGCTGCATTATTTATCGCTGCATTCGAGGGTTCACTTGTACTCGCGGAGACTGCGCGTGATATAGGGATTATTGAACAATCAGCACGTACATTTTGTCAGATGCTTCGGTAA
- a CDS encoding carbohydrate ABC transporter permease produces the protein METSKNYRFSTIVTEIVMVLIGLLFLVPFYFLFVNSVKTFGDLLTNSAAWPEVFQWGNYANAWEKIKFPSALMNSLIVTVVSNLLLVLISSMAAYRMVRSDTRFNRILFGMFIAAMVIPFQSIMIPLVTVTSNLGLIDSLFGLIICYLGFGAPMSIFLFHGFVKSVPLEIEEAARVDGSSAYGVFFRIVFPLMKPMYVTVIILNTLWIWNDYLLPSLILQSSNLRTIPIATFALFGQYTKQWDLALPALVLGIMPIIIFFLLMQKYIIQGITAGSVKG, from the coding sequence ATGGAAACGTCAAAAAATTACCGCTTCAGTACCATTGTAACCGAGATTGTTATGGTGCTCATTGGATTATTGTTCCTGGTTCCGTTTTACTTCCTGTTTGTCAATTCGGTCAAAACATTCGGTGACCTGCTTACCAATTCGGCAGCATGGCCAGAGGTATTCCAATGGGGCAACTATGCGAACGCCTGGGAGAAAATCAAGTTCCCATCAGCGCTGATGAACTCGCTCATCGTCACTGTAGTCAGCAATCTGCTGCTGGTGTTGATCAGCTCCATGGCGGCCTACCGAATGGTACGCAGCGATACACGCTTCAACCGGATTTTGTTCGGCATGTTCATTGCCGCCATGGTGATTCCGTTTCAGTCTATCATGATTCCACTCGTTACCGTAACCAGTAATCTTGGACTGATCGACAGCCTCTTCGGACTCATCATCTGTTATCTCGGTTTTGGCGCACCGATGTCCATCTTCCTGTTCCACGGATTCGTCAAATCGGTTCCGCTCGAAATTGAAGAGGCAGCTCGGGTGGATGGAAGCTCCGCCTACGGCGTGTTCTTCCGGATTGTATTCCCGCTGATGAAGCCGATGTATGTAACTGTCATCATCCTGAATACACTCTGGATCTGGAATGACTATCTGCTGCCATCCCTGATTCTGCAAAGCTCCAATTTGCGTACAATTCCGATTGCGACCTTTGCGCTCTTCGGACAATATACGAAGCAATGGGATCTTGCCCTGCCTGCACTGGTGCTTGGTATCATGCCAATTATCATCTTCTTCCTGCTGATGCAGAAATACATCATTCAGGGGATTACTGCTGGATCCGTTAAAGGGTAA